In Arvicola amphibius chromosome 1, mArvAmp1.2, whole genome shotgun sequence, one DNA window encodes the following:
- the Slc22a6 gene encoding solute carrier family 22 member 6 isoform X1 yields MAFNDLLKQVGGVGRFQLIQVTLVVAPLLLMASHNTLQNFTAAIPTHHCRPPANANLSKDGGLEAWLPLDKQGRPKSCLRFTSPQWGLPFHNGTETNGTGVTEPCIDGWVYDNSTYPSTIVSEWNLVCSHRAFRQLAQSLYMVGVLLGAMMFGYLADRLGRRKVLILNYLQTAVSGTCAAYAPNYTVYCIFRLLSGMSLASIAINCMTLNVEWMPIHTRACVGTVIGYTYSVGQFILAGVAYAVPHWRHLQLLVSVPYFVAFIYSWFFIESARWYSSSGRLDLTLRALQRVARINGKKEEGAKLNIEVLRTSLQKELTLGKGQASAMELLRCPELRRLFLCLSMLWFATSFAYYGLVMDLQGFGVSIYLIQVIFGAVDLPAKFVCFLVINSLGRRPAQLASLLLAGICILVNGIIPKDQTIVRTSLAVLGKGCLASSFNCIFLYTGELYPTVIRQTGLGMGSTMARVGSIVSPLVSMTAEIYPSLPLFIFGAVPVAASAVIVLLPETLGQPLPDTVQDLKSRRKGKQRQLQQEQQKQMIPLQASTQEKNGL; encoded by the exons ATGGCCTTTAATGACCTCCTGAAGCAGGTGGGGGGCGTCGGACGCTTCCAGCTAATCCAGGTCACCCTGGTGGTTGCTCCCCTACTGCTGATGGCTTCCCACAACACCTTGCAGAACTTCACTGCTGCCATCCCCACGCACCACTGCCGCCCACCTGCCAATGCCAACCTCAGCAAAGATGGAGGTCTGGAGGCCTGGCTGCCCCTGGACAAGCAAGGACGACCCAAGTCTTGCCTCCGTTTCACTTCCCCACAGTGGGGGCTGCCCTTTCACAATGGCACAGAGACCAATGGCACCGGAGTCACAGAGCCCTGCATTGATGGCTGGGTCTATGACAACAGCACCTACCCTTCAACCATCGTATCCGAG TGGAACCTTGTGTGCTCTCACCGGGCCTTCCGCCAGCTGGCCCAGTCCCTGTACATGGTGGGAGTGCTGCTGGGAGCCATGATGTTTGGCTACCTGGCAGACAG GCTGGGCCGTCGGAAGGTGCTGATCTTGAACTACCTACAGACAGCTGTGTCAGGAACCTGTGCAGCCTATGCCCCCAACTATACCGTCTACTGCATTTTCCGGCTCCTCTCGGGCATGTCTTTGGCTAGCATTGCAATCAACTGCATGACACTAA ATGTGGAATGGATGCCCATCCACACCCGTGCCTGTGTGGGCACCGTGATTGGCTACACCTACAGCGTGGGCCAGTTCATTCTGGCTGGCGTGGCCTATGCTGTGCCCCACTGGCGCCACCTGCAGCTTCTGGTCTCTGTGCCTTATTTCGTTGCCTTCATCTACTCCTG GTTCTTCATTGAGTCAGCCCGCTGGTACTCCTCCTCAGGAAGGCTGGACCTCACCCTCCGAGCCCTGCAGAGAGTGGCCCGGATCAatgggaaaaaggaggagggggctAAATTGAATATAGAG GTGCTCCGGACCAGCCTACAGAAGGAACTGACCCTAGGCAAAGGCCAGGCCtccgccatggagctgctgcgCTGTCCCGAGCTCCGccgcctcttcctctgcctctccatgCTGTG GTTTGCCACTAGCTTTGCCTATTATGGGCTGGTCATGGACCTGCAAGGCTTTGGAGTCAGCATATACCTAATCCAGGTGATCTTCGGTGCGGTGGACCTGCCGGCCAAGTTCGTGTGCTTCCTCGTCATCAATTCCCTGGGCCGCCGACCTGCGCAGCTGGCCTCCCTGCTGCTGGCAGGCATCTGTATCCTGGTGAATGGGATAATCCCGAAGG ACCAGACGATCGTACGCACATCCCTGGCTGTGTTAGGGAAGGGCTGCCTGGCTTCCTCTTTCAACTGCATCTTCCTCTACACCGGAGAGCTGTATCCCACAGTGATCCG GCAGACAGGCCTGGGCATGGGCAGCACCATGGCCCGGGTGGGCAGCATCGTGAGCCCACTGGTGAGCATGACTGCCGAGATCtacccctccttgcctctcttcATCTTCGGTGCTGTCCCGGTGGCTGCCAGTGCTGTCATTGTCCTCCTGCCAGAGACCTTAGGTCAGCCGCTGCCGGATACAGTGCAGGACCTCAAAAGCAG GAGGAAAGGCAAGCAGAGACAACTGCAGCAGGAACAGCAGAAGCAGATGATCCCACTCCAGGCCTCAACACAAGAGAAGAACGGACTCTGA
- the Slc22a6 gene encoding solute carrier family 22 member 6 isoform X2, which translates to MAFNDLLKQVGGVGRFQLIQVTLVVAPLLLMASHNTLQNFTAAIPTHHCRPPANANLSKDGGLEAWLPLDKQGRPKSCLRFTSPQWGLPFHNGTETNGTGVTEPCIDGWVYDNSTYPSTIVSEWNLVCSHRAFRQLAQSLYMVGVLLGAMMFGYLADRLGRRKVLILNYLQTAVSGTCAAYAPNYTVYCIFRLLSGMSLASIAINCMTLNVEWMPIHTRACVGTVIGYTYSVGQFILAGVAYAVPHWRHLQLLVSVPYFVAFIYSWFFIESARWYSSSGRLDLTLRALQRVARINGKKEEGAKLNIEVLRTSLQKELTLGKGQASAMELLRCPELRRLFLCLSMLWFATSFAYYGLVMDLQGFGVSIYLIQVIFGAVDLPAKFVCFLVINSLGRRPAQLASLLLAGICILVNGIIPKDQTIVRTSLAVLGKGCLASSFNCIFLYTGELYPTVIRQTGLGMGSTMARVGSIVSPLVSMTAEIYPSLPLFIFGAVPVAASAVIVLLPETLGQPLPDTVQDLKSRKGKQRQLQQEQQKQMIPLQASTQEKNGL; encoded by the exons ATGGCCTTTAATGACCTCCTGAAGCAGGTGGGGGGCGTCGGACGCTTCCAGCTAATCCAGGTCACCCTGGTGGTTGCTCCCCTACTGCTGATGGCTTCCCACAACACCTTGCAGAACTTCACTGCTGCCATCCCCACGCACCACTGCCGCCCACCTGCCAATGCCAACCTCAGCAAAGATGGAGGTCTGGAGGCCTGGCTGCCCCTGGACAAGCAAGGACGACCCAAGTCTTGCCTCCGTTTCACTTCCCCACAGTGGGGGCTGCCCTTTCACAATGGCACAGAGACCAATGGCACCGGAGTCACAGAGCCCTGCATTGATGGCTGGGTCTATGACAACAGCACCTACCCTTCAACCATCGTATCCGAG TGGAACCTTGTGTGCTCTCACCGGGCCTTCCGCCAGCTGGCCCAGTCCCTGTACATGGTGGGAGTGCTGCTGGGAGCCATGATGTTTGGCTACCTGGCAGACAG GCTGGGCCGTCGGAAGGTGCTGATCTTGAACTACCTACAGACAGCTGTGTCAGGAACCTGTGCAGCCTATGCCCCCAACTATACCGTCTACTGCATTTTCCGGCTCCTCTCGGGCATGTCTTTGGCTAGCATTGCAATCAACTGCATGACACTAA ATGTGGAATGGATGCCCATCCACACCCGTGCCTGTGTGGGCACCGTGATTGGCTACACCTACAGCGTGGGCCAGTTCATTCTGGCTGGCGTGGCCTATGCTGTGCCCCACTGGCGCCACCTGCAGCTTCTGGTCTCTGTGCCTTATTTCGTTGCCTTCATCTACTCCTG GTTCTTCATTGAGTCAGCCCGCTGGTACTCCTCCTCAGGAAGGCTGGACCTCACCCTCCGAGCCCTGCAGAGAGTGGCCCGGATCAatgggaaaaaggaggagggggctAAATTGAATATAGAG GTGCTCCGGACCAGCCTACAGAAGGAACTGACCCTAGGCAAAGGCCAGGCCtccgccatggagctgctgcgCTGTCCCGAGCTCCGccgcctcttcctctgcctctccatgCTGTG GTTTGCCACTAGCTTTGCCTATTATGGGCTGGTCATGGACCTGCAAGGCTTTGGAGTCAGCATATACCTAATCCAGGTGATCTTCGGTGCGGTGGACCTGCCGGCCAAGTTCGTGTGCTTCCTCGTCATCAATTCCCTGGGCCGCCGACCTGCGCAGCTGGCCTCCCTGCTGCTGGCAGGCATCTGTATCCTGGTGAATGGGATAATCCCGAAGG ACCAGACGATCGTACGCACATCCCTGGCTGTGTTAGGGAAGGGCTGCCTGGCTTCCTCTTTCAACTGCATCTTCCTCTACACCGGAGAGCTGTATCCCACAGTGATCCG GCAGACAGGCCTGGGCATGGGCAGCACCATGGCCCGGGTGGGCAGCATCGTGAGCCCACTGGTGAGCATGACTGCCGAGATCtacccctccttgcctctcttcATCTTCGGTGCTGTCCCGGTGGCTGCCAGTGCTGTCATTGTCCTCCTGCCAGAGACCTTAGGTCAGCCGCTGCCGGATACAGTGCAGGACCTCAAAAGCAG GAAAGGCAAGCAGAGACAACTGCAGCAGGAACAGCAGAAGCAGATGATCCCACTCCAGGCCTCAACACAAGAGAAGAACGGACTCTGA
- the Slc22a6 gene encoding solute carrier family 22 member 6 isoform X3, whose translation MAFNDLLKQVGGVGRFQLIQVTLVVAPLLLMASHNTLQNFTAAIPTHHCRPPANANLSKDGGLEAWLPLDKQGRPKSCLRFTSPQWGLPFHNGTETNGTGVTEPCIDGWVYDNSTYPSTIVSEWNLVCSHRAFRQLAQSLYMVGVLLGAMMFGYLADRLGRRKVLILNYLQTAVSGTCAAYAPNYTVYCIFRLLSGMSLASIAINCMTLNVEWMPIHTRACVGTVIGYTYSVGQFILAGVAYAVPHWRHLQLLVSVPYFVAFIYSWFFIESARWYSSSGRLDLTLRALQRVARINGKKEEGAKLNIEVLRTSLQKELTLGKGQASAMELLRCPELRRLFLCLSMLWFATSFAYYGLVMDLQGFGVSIYLIQVIFGAVDLPAKFVCFLVINSLGRRPAQLASLLLAGICILVNGIIPKDQTIVRTSLAVLGKGCLASSFNCIFLYTGELYPTVIRAVIVLLPETLGQPLPDTVQDLKSRKGKQRQLQQEQQKQMIPLQASTQEKNGL comes from the exons ATGGCCTTTAATGACCTCCTGAAGCAGGTGGGGGGCGTCGGACGCTTCCAGCTAATCCAGGTCACCCTGGTGGTTGCTCCCCTACTGCTGATGGCTTCCCACAACACCTTGCAGAACTTCACTGCTGCCATCCCCACGCACCACTGCCGCCCACCTGCCAATGCCAACCTCAGCAAAGATGGAGGTCTGGAGGCCTGGCTGCCCCTGGACAAGCAAGGACGACCCAAGTCTTGCCTCCGTTTCACTTCCCCACAGTGGGGGCTGCCCTTTCACAATGGCACAGAGACCAATGGCACCGGAGTCACAGAGCCCTGCATTGATGGCTGGGTCTATGACAACAGCACCTACCCTTCAACCATCGTATCCGAG TGGAACCTTGTGTGCTCTCACCGGGCCTTCCGCCAGCTGGCCCAGTCCCTGTACATGGTGGGAGTGCTGCTGGGAGCCATGATGTTTGGCTACCTGGCAGACAG GCTGGGCCGTCGGAAGGTGCTGATCTTGAACTACCTACAGACAGCTGTGTCAGGAACCTGTGCAGCCTATGCCCCCAACTATACCGTCTACTGCATTTTCCGGCTCCTCTCGGGCATGTCTTTGGCTAGCATTGCAATCAACTGCATGACACTAA ATGTGGAATGGATGCCCATCCACACCCGTGCCTGTGTGGGCACCGTGATTGGCTACACCTACAGCGTGGGCCAGTTCATTCTGGCTGGCGTGGCCTATGCTGTGCCCCACTGGCGCCACCTGCAGCTTCTGGTCTCTGTGCCTTATTTCGTTGCCTTCATCTACTCCTG GTTCTTCATTGAGTCAGCCCGCTGGTACTCCTCCTCAGGAAGGCTGGACCTCACCCTCCGAGCCCTGCAGAGAGTGGCCCGGATCAatgggaaaaaggaggagggggctAAATTGAATATAGAG GTGCTCCGGACCAGCCTACAGAAGGAACTGACCCTAGGCAAAGGCCAGGCCtccgccatggagctgctgcgCTGTCCCGAGCTCCGccgcctcttcctctgcctctccatgCTGTG GTTTGCCACTAGCTTTGCCTATTATGGGCTGGTCATGGACCTGCAAGGCTTTGGAGTCAGCATATACCTAATCCAGGTGATCTTCGGTGCGGTGGACCTGCCGGCCAAGTTCGTGTGCTTCCTCGTCATCAATTCCCTGGGCCGCCGACCTGCGCAGCTGGCCTCCCTGCTGCTGGCAGGCATCTGTATCCTGGTGAATGGGATAATCCCGAAGG ACCAGACGATCGTACGCACATCCCTGGCTGTGTTAGGGAAGGGCTGCCTGGCTTCCTCTTTCAACTGCATCTTCCTCTACACCGGAGAGCTGTATCCCACAGTGATCCG TGCTGTCATTGTCCTCCTGCCAGAGACCTTAGGTCAGCCGCTGCCGGATACAGTGCAGGACCTCAAAAGCAG GAAAGGCAAGCAGAGACAACTGCAGCAGGAACAGCAGAAGCAGATGATCCCACTCCAGGCCTCAACACAAGAGAAGAACGGACTCTGA